From Sulfurovum zhangzhouensis, the proteins below share one genomic window:
- a CDS encoding EF-hand domain-containing protein — translation MLKNAGNAPSFADIDTNSDGKITTEEFQAHQQQNRMKNKPLQGKCGR, via the coding sequence ATGCTCAAAAATGCAGGAAATGCACCCTCTTTTGCAGATATTGATACCAATAGTGACGGGAAGATCACTACAGAAGAGTTTCAGGCTCACCAACAACAAAATAGAATGAAGAACAAACCACTTCAGGGTAAATGCGGTAGATAA